A single region of the Actinoplanes sp. SE50/110 genome encodes:
- a CDS encoding class I adenylate-forming enzyme family protein gives MLDELDAGLRPGDDTTALLRRRRITRGDLADLRLRYAAALHARGLRPGDTLGVAVRPGPRALAVLLAAYRIGLRIAVLDPSAGPDVLLARLSLARPSLILADAAAQAVAGWAAPLARRAGLALPDLSRLAPVATVGRRLPGSAPALAPGHTPPPVFDGDGDAVVIFTSGTTTSPRAVVHTRAGLGAGMRAVTALVRPRPRVPVLGGMFFVMVPALAGGAPVAVPARRPRDLARQITGLCPQATYLTPPQLRAALDAGVPMRGRVYSGSAPVTATLLNRVRAAGADEAWCVYALTEVFPAAAVEAAEKAAHSGDGDLVGTLLPGVRARLTDRRELQLAGTGVCDRYLGAEPHAWVSTGDIARLDGDRVVLAGRAKDMILRRAENIYPGLYEPSLHVPGVALAVLVGVPAGDGDEEVVAIVETAPGADETAVRAALREPLHRMGSARPDRIVFATVPLTGRSRKPDRAAAAAMCR, from the coding sequence ATGCTCGATGAACTCGACGCCGGCCTGCGGCCCGGCGACGACACCACGGCGTTGCTGCGCCGCCGCCGGATCACCCGCGGAGACCTCGCCGACCTACGGCTGCGGTACGCGGCGGCCCTGCACGCCCGCGGCCTGCGCCCCGGCGACACCCTCGGCGTGGCGGTCCGCCCCGGGCCGCGCGCGCTGGCGGTCCTGCTCGCCGCCTACCGGATCGGGCTGCGGATCGCCGTGCTCGACCCGTCCGCCGGCCCCGACGTACTGCTCGCCCGCCTGAGCCTGGCCCGCCCGTCGCTGATCCTGGCCGACGCCGCCGCCCAGGCCGTCGCCGGCTGGGCCGCGCCCCTGGCCCGCCGGGCCGGCCTGGCCCTGCCCGACCTGTCCCGACTCGCCCCGGTCGCCACCGTCGGCCGGCGACTCCCCGGATCCGCGCCGGCGCTGGCCCCGGGCCACACCCCGCCACCGGTCTTCGACGGCGACGGCGACGCGGTGGTGATCTTCACGTCCGGCACCACCACCAGCCCGCGCGCGGTCGTGCACACCCGGGCCGGGCTGGGCGCCGGGATGCGCGCGGTGACCGCCCTGGTCCGGCCACGCCCGAGGGTACCGGTCCTCGGCGGCATGTTCTTCGTGATGGTGCCCGCCCTCGCCGGCGGCGCGCCGGTCGCCGTACCCGCCCGCCGGCCCCGCGACCTGGCCCGGCAGATCACCGGGTTGTGCCCGCAGGCCACCTACCTGACCCCGCCGCAACTGCGCGCCGCCCTCGACGCCGGGGTGCCGATGCGCGGCCGCGTCTACAGCGGATCGGCACCGGTCACCGCCACCCTGCTCAACCGGGTCCGGGCCGCCGGCGCCGACGAGGCCTGGTGTGTGTACGCGCTGACCGAGGTCTTCCCGGCCGCCGCCGTCGAAGCGGCCGAGAAGGCGGCCCACTCCGGCGACGGCGACCTGGTCGGCACCCTGCTCCCCGGAGTCCGCGCCCGCCTCACCGACCGGCGGGAACTCCAACTCGCCGGAACCGGCGTCTGCGACCGCTACCTCGGCGCCGAACCCCACGCCTGGGTGTCCACCGGGGACATCGCCCGCCTCGACGGAGACCGGGTGGTACTCGCCGGCCGGGCCAAGGACATGATCCTGCGACGCGCCGAGAACATCTACCCCGGCCTGTACGAACCGTCCCTGCACGTACCCGGCGTCGCCCTCGCCGTCCTCGTCGGGGTGCCGGCCGGCGACGGCGACGAGGAGGTCGTGGCGATCGTGGAAACCGCGCCCGGAGCCGACGAGACAGCGGTACGCGCCGCCCTGCGCGAACCCCTGCACCGGATGGGATCGGCCCGCCCCGACCGGATCGTCTTCGCGACGGTGCCGCTCACCGGGCGCTCCCGGAAACCCGACCGGGCCGCGGCGGCGGCGATGTGCCGATGA
- a CDS encoding glycosyltransferase: MTPLWVIVPAFDEAARIGATLDALAAQTDRDFTLLVVDNASTDATAGIARDFARRAPFPVHVLSEPEKGVGCAVDTGFRHAIAAGARMLARTDADCLPRPGWIAAARRALSAGDVLVCGRITARHDEHGPLGRAAFAGLVGLAAAFGRIRPAHRGDAYLAPYRMHAGNNMAITARLYEACGGMPRRPSPTDRTFLNRVRATTDRIVHSRDMVVENSTRRLRAYGVIRTARWYLDRGSGPLTPDPR, from the coding sequence GTGACCCCGCTCTGGGTCATCGTCCCGGCGTTCGACGAGGCCGCCCGGATCGGCGCCACCCTGGACGCCCTCGCCGCGCAGACCGACCGCGACTTCACCCTGCTGGTCGTCGACAACGCCTCGACCGACGCCACCGCCGGCATCGCCCGCGACTTCGCCCGCCGGGCCCCCTTCCCGGTGCACGTGCTCAGCGAACCGGAGAAGGGCGTCGGCTGCGCGGTCGACACCGGCTTCCGGCACGCCATCGCGGCCGGCGCCCGGATGCTCGCCCGCACCGACGCCGACTGCCTGCCCCGGCCCGGCTGGATCGCCGCCGCCCGCCGGGCACTCAGCGCCGGCGACGTCCTGGTCTGCGGCCGGATCACCGCCCGGCACGACGAACACGGACCGCTCGGACGCGCCGCCTTCGCCGGGCTCGTCGGCCTCGCCGCGGCCTTCGGCCGGATCCGCCCGGCGCACCGCGGCGACGCCTACCTCGCGCCGTACCGGATGCACGCCGGCAACAACATGGCGATCACCGCCCGGCTGTACGAGGCGTGCGGCGGGATGCCGCGCCGCCCCTCGCCGACCGACCGCACCTTCCTCAACCGGGTCCGCGCCACCACCGACCGCATCGTGCACAGCCGCGACATGGTGGTGGAGAACTCCACCCGGCGGCTGCGCGCCTACGGCGTGATCCGCACCGCCCGCTGGTATCTCGACCGCGGCAGCGGCCCGCTCACCCCGGACCCGCGGTGA
- a CDS encoding 3-oxoacyl-ACP synthase III family protein translates to MYVGITGVGAYLPEREVTTDELQDGVARSGGIRLPGGLFRRLTGIQRRRIAGPDEYASTLGVHAARAALHRAELDPLDIDLLLFASASRDMVEPATAHIVQTELGSRAHALDVTNACNSFVNGIDMARAMILAGRARRVLVVTGETPSRVMRGRVDSIDQARRSFAGFTFGDAGAAVVVEPVARGGILDVDTETQSQHWAVGGIPGGGSRHPRGDEHTYFAGDGHRLRGVFEKVGASILDRVRARTGLELTDYAKVLVHQVTLPYLDRFVEVTGVPRDRLEITVDGVGNVASATLGVQLDLVFDDLAPGERVLLMGLGGGVSIMTMVWERS, encoded by the coding sequence ATGTATGTCGGGATCACCGGGGTGGGCGCGTACCTTCCGGAGCGCGAGGTCACCACGGACGAGCTGCAGGACGGCGTGGCCCGCTCCGGCGGCATCCGTCTGCCCGGTGGCCTGTTCCGCCGGCTCACCGGCATCCAGCGGCGCCGGATCGCCGGGCCCGACGAGTACGCGTCGACGCTGGGCGTGCACGCCGCCCGGGCCGCGCTGCACCGGGCCGAGCTGGACCCGCTCGACATCGACCTGCTGCTGTTCGCCTCGGCGTCGCGGGACATGGTCGAGCCGGCCACCGCGCACATCGTGCAGACCGAGCTCGGCAGTCGCGCCCACGCGCTGGACGTCACCAACGCCTGCAACAGCTTCGTCAACGGGATCGACATGGCCCGGGCGATGATCCTGGCCGGGCGGGCCCGGCGGGTCCTGGTGGTGACCGGGGAGACCCCGAGCCGGGTGATGCGCGGCCGGGTGGACAGCATCGACCAGGCGCGCCGCTCGTTCGCCGGGTTCACCTTCGGCGACGCCGGCGCGGCCGTGGTGGTGGAGCCGGTGGCGCGCGGCGGGATCCTGGACGTCGACACCGAGACACAGTCGCAGCACTGGGCGGTCGGCGGCATCCCCGGCGGCGGGTCCCGGCATCCGCGCGGCGACGAGCACACCTACTTCGCCGGGGACGGGCACCGGCTGCGCGGCGTGTTCGAGAAGGTCGGGGCGAGCATCCTGGACCGGGTGCGGGCACGGACCGGGCTGGAGCTCACCGATTACGCCAAGGTGCTGGTGCACCAGGTGACGCTGCCCTACCTGGACCGGTTCGTCGAGGTCACCGGGGTGCCCCGGGACCGCCTGGAGATCACCGTGGACGGGGTGGGCAACGTGGCGAGCGCGACCCTCGGCGTACAACTCGATCTGGTCTTCGATGATCTCGCCCCCGGGGAGCGGGTGCTGCTCATGGGCCTCGGCGGCGGGGTCAGCATCATGACCATGGTGTGGGAGCGGTCGTGA
- a CDS encoding serine/threonine-protein kinase produces the protein MSHVWLAHDAVRHVDVAIKQCTVPGGLHPDQQEVARTWAVGEAQAAARVRHPHVIRTLDVLPAPGGPWLIMEYVAGRSLQQVIQDDGPLPPARVAEIGLAILDGLAAAGRAGLLHLDVKPGNVLIGDDGRIVLIDFGPAVTVPGVAALTEARVILGSPKYIAPERLFDRASTARSDLWSLGATLYHAVEGHPPYARSSIAATLRSLAAGPPDAPRRAGPLTPVLAGLLRHDPADRLTPAETADLLHRAAHPPRSRIRRRVPALAAACALVGTLIVGGSAQGGVAPPAAPAGYTWWPDPTGFQLAVPAGWKPARMLGTVTFTDPHGPGTLRVSRWPHPPADVAAALTAEERSIRLPGYHRTRIDDTVWEYTWTDPAAGPMRGVRRAVPTTTGTYVVEWRTPRNQWAADLPKLAIVLETLD, from the coding sequence ATGAGCCACGTGTGGCTCGCCCACGACGCCGTCCGGCACGTCGACGTCGCGATCAAACAGTGCACCGTGCCCGGCGGCCTGCACCCCGACCAGCAGGAGGTGGCGCGCACCTGGGCGGTCGGCGAGGCGCAGGCCGCGGCCCGGGTCCGGCACCCGCACGTGATCCGCACCCTGGACGTGCTGCCCGCCCCGGGCGGCCCCTGGCTGATCATGGAATACGTCGCGGGCCGTTCGCTGCAGCAGGTCATCCAGGACGACGGCCCGCTGCCCCCGGCCCGGGTCGCCGAGATCGGCCTCGCCATCCTGGACGGCCTGGCCGCCGCCGGCCGGGCCGGGCTGCTGCACCTCGACGTCAAGCCGGGCAACGTGCTGATCGGCGACGACGGCCGGATCGTGCTGATCGATTTTGGCCCAGCGGTCACCGTGCCCGGGGTTGCCGCCCTCACCGAGGCCCGGGTGATCCTCGGCTCGCCGAAATACATCGCCCCGGAACGCCTGTTCGACCGCGCCTCGACGGCCCGCTCCGACCTGTGGTCGCTCGGCGCCACCCTCTATCACGCGGTCGAGGGACATCCGCCGTACGCCCGCAGCAGTATCGCCGCGACCCTGCGTTCACTGGCGGCCGGCCCGCCGGACGCCCCGCGCCGGGCCGGGCCGCTCACCCCGGTGCTGGCCGGCCTGCTGCGCCACGACCCGGCCGACCGGCTCACCCCGGCCGAGACCGCCGACCTGCTGCACCGGGCCGCCCACCCGCCCCGCTCCCGGATCCGCCGCCGGGTGCCGGCCCTGGCCGCCGCCTGCGCGCTGGTCGGCACCCTGATCGTCGGCGGCAGCGCGCAGGGCGGCGTGGCCCCGCCGGCCGCCCCGGCCGGTTACACCTGGTGGCCCGATCCGACCGGCTTCCAGCTCGCCGTCCCCGCCGGCTGGAAGCCGGCCCGGATGCTCGGCACGGTCACCTTCACCGACCCGCACGGCCCGGGCACCCTGCGGGTGAGCCGCTGGCCGCACCCGCCCGCCGACGTGGCCGCCGCCCTGACCGCCGAGGAACGCTCGATCCGGCTGCCCGGTTACCACCGCACCCGGATCGACGACACCGTCTGGGAGTACACCTGGACCGACCCGGCCGCCGGCCCGATGCGCGGCGTGCGCCGGGCGGTGCCCACGACCACCGGCACCTACGTCGTCGAATGGCGCACCCCACGCAACCAATGGGCAGCTGACCTGCCCAAACTCGCGATTGTCCTGGAGACGCTCGACTAG
- a CDS encoding TetR/AcrR family transcriptional regulator — MGRLLYGTPTTRRRDAQRNRAAIVLAASEVLTEGDPVSLMPEIARRAGVGQATLYRHFPDRPTLIAAVIEYQLERLEEAASVLLAHPEHFRNLLRSVLHAQIAMRGLVVLIRRLSVAAQNRYRQRALAALGGPLRRAQEHGYVRADLVPADLTLLFTMVQGVAEAAADAAAARAAADRSVDLMLDGVFI, encoded by the coding sequence GTGGGACGCTTGCTCTACGGAACCCCGACTACGCGCCGCCGGGACGCCCAGCGCAACCGCGCGGCCATCGTCCTGGCGGCCAGCGAGGTGCTCACCGAGGGCGACCCGGTGTCACTGATGCCGGAGATCGCCCGGCGGGCCGGCGTCGGACAGGCCACGCTCTACCGGCATTTCCCGGACCGCCCGACGCTCATCGCCGCGGTCATCGAGTATCAGCTGGAGCGCCTGGAAGAGGCCGCCTCGGTGCTGCTCGCCCACCCGGAGCACTTCCGGAACCTGCTGCGCTCGGTGCTGCACGCCCAGATCGCCATGCGCGGCCTGGTCGTGCTGATCCGGCGGCTGTCGGTCGCCGCCCAGAACCGGTACCGGCAGCGGGCCCTCGCCGCCCTCGGCGGGCCGCTGCGGCGCGCGCAGGAGCACGGCTACGTCCGCGCCGATCTCGTCCCCGCCGACCTGACCCTGCTGTTCACCATGGTGCAGGGCGTCGCCGAGGCGGCGGCGGACGCGGCGGCCGCGCGCGCGGCCGCCGATCGCTCGGTCGATCTGATGCTGGACGGCGTCTTCATCTAG
- a CDS encoding DUF2278 family protein, with product MPIKRYGVLRAAVIDRRIETSDTPHYQIQLRAGGIDYRAAVNVRSQQSPPELLYLAVDAFAHPVLDQLRRLPDGFTELESRSGGPALDYIRSNLFQRPDMRPVPTAEPGPENDLGDFLDHHVRRALGDADARAYVFGQAWGPEAIEDKIFHFSPGNGVHDVHMNQGNEGRFAGDDGVYQDGALLLQFGDAWVAIFLAFQSQAWHTDDITGHKLPDVPGPGPASTDRRVRIVAALADPAGPAPERETVTLVNAGPSDQDLSGWALLDRAGNRQALRGAFPAGGALQVTLTAPVALGNRGGTITLLDAAGLKVDGVAYTADQAGREGWTIVF from the coding sequence ATGCCGATCAAACGGTACGGCGTTCTGCGGGCCGCCGTGATCGATCGAAGGATCGAGACCTCTGACACTCCGCATTATCAGATTCAGTTGCGCGCCGGCGGTATCGATTATCGGGCCGCGGTGAATGTGCGCTCCCAGCAGTCGCCGCCGGAACTGCTCTACCTGGCGGTCGACGCGTTCGCGCACCCGGTTCTCGACCAGCTGCGCCGGCTTCCGGACGGTTTCACCGAGCTGGAGAGCCGGTCGGGTGGGCCGGCCCTGGACTACATCCGGAGCAATCTGTTCCAGCGGCCGGACATGCGCCCGGTGCCGACCGCCGAGCCGGGCCCGGAGAATGATCTCGGCGATTTCCTCGACCACCATGTGCGGCGGGCACTGGGGGATGCCGACGCCCGGGCCTACGTTTTCGGTCAGGCCTGGGGGCCGGAGGCGATCGAGGACAAGATCTTCCACTTCTCCCCCGGCAACGGTGTGCACGATGTGCACATGAACCAGGGCAACGAGGGCCGGTTCGCCGGTGACGACGGTGTCTATCAGGACGGCGCGCTGCTGCTGCAGTTCGGTGACGCGTGGGTGGCGATCTTCCTGGCCTTCCAGTCGCAGGCCTGGCACACCGACGACATCACCGGCCACAAGCTCCCGGACGTGCCCGGCCCCGGGCCGGCGTCCACCGACCGCCGGGTGCGCATCGTCGCGGCGCTGGCCGATCCGGCCGGCCCGGCCCCGGAGCGGGAGACGGTCACCCTGGTCAACGCCGGGCCGTCCGATCAGGACCTGTCCGGCTGGGCGCTGCTCGACCGCGCCGGCAACCGGCAGGCACTGCGGGGCGCGTTCCCGGCCGGCGGCGCCTTGCAGGTGACGCTCACCGCCCCGGTGGCGCTGGGCAACCGCGGCGGCACGATCACCCTGCTCGACGCGGCCGGCCTCAAGGTCGACGGGGTCGCCTACACGGCCGACCAGGCCGGCCGGGAGGGCTGGACGATCGTCTTCTAG
- a CDS encoding SDR family oxidoreductase yields MHVFVTGASGWIGSATVTDLLRAGHRVTGLARSDAAAARIAALGATPLRGDIEDLAGLRAAAAAAEGVVHLGYNHDFSQMAAAAATDRAAIAALGDGLAGTGHPLLIASGVAGLGDGSGTPVTESAVPATAAHPRIAGAALALSLTGRGVRPLVVRFAPTVHGAGDHGFLATLVTIATTRQVAAYVESGANRWPAVHVEDAAALVRLALEAAPAGTVLHATAEQGVPTRDIATAIGAGLGLPVASIPADRADEHFGWMARFFTMDAPTSSEATQQLLGWKPTGPTLLEDLSAGHYFA; encoded by the coding sequence ATGCACGTCTTCGTCACCGGCGCCAGCGGCTGGATCGGCTCCGCCACCGTCACCGACCTCCTGCGGGCCGGCCACCGGGTCACCGGCCTGGCCCGCTCCGACGCGGCCGCCGCCCGGATCGCCGCGCTCGGCGCCACCCCGCTGCGCGGCGACATCGAGGACCTCGCCGGCCTGCGCGCCGCGGCCGCCGCCGCGGAGGGTGTCGTCCACCTCGGCTACAACCACGACTTCTCGCAGATGGCCGCGGCCGCCGCCACCGACCGCGCGGCGATCGCCGCGCTCGGCGACGGCCTGGCCGGCACCGGCCACCCGCTGCTGATCGCCTCCGGCGTCGCCGGCCTCGGCGACGGCAGCGGCACCCCGGTCACCGAGTCCGCCGTCCCGGCCACCGCCGCCCACCCGCGGATCGCCGGCGCCGCCCTCGCGCTGTCGCTGACCGGGCGCGGCGTCCGCCCGCTGGTCGTGCGCTTCGCGCCGACCGTGCACGGCGCCGGCGACCACGGCTTCCTCGCCACCCTGGTCACCATCGCCACAACCAGGCAGGTCGCGGCGTACGTCGAGAGCGGCGCCAACCGCTGGCCCGCCGTGCACGTCGAGGACGCCGCCGCCCTGGTCCGTCTCGCCCTCGAGGCCGCCCCGGCCGGCACCGTCCTGCACGCCACCGCCGAGCAGGGCGTCCCCACCCGCGACATCGCCACCGCCATCGGCGCGGGCCTCGGTCTCCCGGTCGCCTCGATTCCGGCGGACCGGGCCGACGAGCACTTCGGCTGGATGGCCCGCTTCTTCACGATGGACGCTCCGACCTCCAGCGAGGCCACCCAGCAGCTGCTGGGCTGGAAACCCACCGGCCCCACCCTGCTGGAGGACCTCAGCGCCGGCCACTACTTCGCCTGA
- a CDS encoding TetR/AcrR family transcriptional regulator, whose amino-acid sequence MVRWEPGAGGRLREAALELYVERGYEQTTVAEIAQRAGVTARTFFRHFADKREVLFAGSQELQDGLAQAVRAAPPATGALGAVEAALEVAAEWLGRDHPHSRQRQSVVEANPELRERELIKMARIGAALAEGLRRRGVPDPEATLAAEVGIVTLRVAFGQWVSRPEPSDLGALMRETLSALRAVTAR is encoded by the coding sequence ATGGTGCGATGGGAGCCGGGAGCCGGCGGGCGGCTGCGGGAGGCGGCGCTGGAGCTGTATGTCGAGCGCGGCTACGAGCAGACGACGGTGGCCGAGATCGCCCAGCGGGCCGGGGTGACCGCGCGGACCTTCTTCCGGCACTTCGCCGACAAGCGGGAGGTGCTGTTCGCCGGGTCGCAGGAGTTGCAGGACGGGCTGGCCCAGGCGGTGCGGGCCGCGCCGCCGGCGACCGGCGCGCTGGGCGCCGTGGAGGCGGCGCTGGAGGTGGCGGCCGAGTGGCTCGGGCGCGACCACCCGCACTCGCGGCAGCGGCAGTCGGTCGTCGAGGCGAACCCCGAGCTGCGCGAACGCGAGCTGATCAAGATGGCCCGGATCGGCGCCGCACTCGCCGAGGGGCTGCGCCGGCGCGGCGTGCCCGACCCGGAGGCGACCCTGGCCGCCGAGGTCGGCATCGTGACGCTGCGGGTCGCCTTCGGACAGTGGGTGTCCCGGCCCGAGCCCAGCGACCTGGGCGCGCTGATGCGCGAGACGCTGAGCGCCCTGCGCGCCGTCACAGCGCGCTGA
- a CDS encoding SLC13 family permease, with translation MLTIIALALLGVVLGFAVLRPRGLPEAVAAVPAALLCVALGLVPAGAAVAEARELLPTVLFLAAVLVLAFLAEEHNVFGYAGAVVARIGRGRPGRLLTAVFAVAAVTTAVLSLDATVVLLTPVVLTVAARAGVRPRPHVYACAHLANSASLLLPVSNLTNLLAFAASGLSFAGFAALMAAPWLAVIAVEYLIFRWFFARDLAGTAQTPGDPGPAPRYALIVLAVTLAGFAALQPLGVQPAWVAAAGAAALAVPLLRRRMIGVPALVAETNPAFCAFVLALGVVVLAVRSHGLGDRIDALVPHDAGLSALLAVAGLAAVLANVLNNLPATLVLLPAAAHSPGLLLAVLIGVNVGPNLTYTGSLATLLWRRILHVRDAAPRTRQFLLLGLATVPLCMLAAVLALWVGLRVSAL, from the coding sequence GTGCTCACGATCATCGCGCTCGCGCTGCTGGGCGTGGTGCTCGGTTTCGCCGTACTGCGCCCGCGCGGCCTGCCGGAGGCGGTCGCCGCGGTCCCGGCCGCCCTGCTCTGTGTCGCGCTAGGGCTGGTCCCGGCCGGTGCCGCCGTCGCCGAGGCCCGCGAGCTGCTGCCGACCGTGCTGTTCCTGGCCGCCGTACTGGTCCTGGCGTTCCTCGCCGAGGAGCACAACGTCTTCGGGTACGCGGGTGCCGTGGTCGCCCGGATCGGCCGGGGCCGGCCGGGCCGCCTGCTGACCGCGGTCTTCGCGGTGGCCGCGGTGACCACCGCGGTGCTCAGCCTGGACGCCACCGTGGTGCTGCTCACCCCGGTGGTGCTGACCGTCGCCGCGCGGGCCGGGGTGCGGCCCCGCCCGCACGTCTATGCCTGCGCGCACCTGGCGAACTCGGCGTCGCTGCTGCTGCCGGTGTCGAACCTGACGAATCTGCTGGCGTTCGCGGCCAGCGGGCTGAGCTTCGCCGGGTTCGCGGCGCTGATGGCGGCCCCGTGGCTGGCGGTGATCGCCGTCGAATACCTGATCTTCCGGTGGTTCTTCGCCCGGGACCTGGCCGGCACCGCGCAGACCCCCGGCGACCCCGGCCCGGCCCCGCGATACGCCCTGATCGTGCTGGCCGTGACCCTGGCCGGGTTCGCCGCCCTGCAGCCGCTCGGCGTGCAGCCCGCCTGGGTCGCCGCGGCCGGCGCGGCAGCCCTGGCCGTGCCGCTGTTGCGCCGCCGCATGATCGGTGTGCCGGCCCTGGTCGCCGAGACCAACCCGGCGTTCTGCGCGTTCGTCCTGGCGCTGGGCGTCGTGGTGCTGGCGGTCCGCTCACACGGGCTCGGCGACCGGATCGACGCGCTGGTGCCGCACGACGCCGGCCTGTCCGCCCTGCTGGCGGTCGCCGGGCTGGCCGCGGTGCTGGCGAACGTGCTGAACAATCTGCCGGCCACCCTGGTGCTGCTGCCGGCCGCCGCGCACTCGCCCGGCCTGCTGCTGGCGGTCCTGATCGGGGTGAACGTGGGGCCGAACCTGACCTACACCGGGTCGCTGGCCACCCTGCTCTGGCGACGGATCCTGCACGTGCGGGACGCGGCGCCGCGTACCCGGCAGTTCCTGTTGCTGGGTCTGGCCACCGTGCCGTTGTGCATGCTCGCCGCGGTCCTGGCGCTGTGGGTGGGGTTGCGGGTCAGCGCGCTGTGA
- a CDS encoding hemolysin family protein, with amino-acid sequence MSAVGGYGWQVVLVVVLVLLNAAFSGSEMALISLRESQLQRLEKQSRSGATLARLARDPNRFLATIQIGITLAGFLASAAAAVSLAQPLIKPLGFLGDAAKPAAIVVVTIVLTFFTLVIGELAPKRIAMQRAEGWALLVARPLDVLASLSRPVVWLLGKATDLAVRGAGGDPDAGREEVSAEEIRDMVAQQQEFTPEQRTIISGAFEIADRTLREILVPRRDVLILPADQPAPESLRRLVEGGHSRAPVTGPLGLDDVLGVVHLRDLIGSDGPVREHMFTPLFLPETLKIADALRQLRTQRQQFALVVDERGSIDGIVTMEDLVEEVVGEIYDETDRDVQSVVREEDGAMLLPGTFPIHDLPDIGVEIDEADEGDYTTVAGLVLARLGHIPTVPGELVAIDGHTAEVVEITGRAITRLRLRPLDQETVDA; translated from the coding sequence ATGTCCGCCGTGGGCGGATATGGGTGGCAAGTCGTCCTCGTCGTGGTGCTCGTGCTGCTCAACGCGGCTTTCTCGGGCAGCGAGATGGCGCTGATCTCACTGCGCGAGAGTCAGCTGCAGCGTCTGGAGAAGCAGAGCCGTTCCGGGGCGACCCTGGCCCGGCTGGCCCGGGATCCGAACCGGTTCCTCGCGACCATCCAGATCGGGATCACCCTGGCCGGGTTCCTGGCCTCGGCGGCCGCGGCGGTCTCCCTGGCACAGCCGTTGATCAAGCCGCTCGGGTTCCTGGGGGACGCGGCAAAGCCGGCCGCGATCGTGGTGGTCACCATCGTGCTGACGTTCTTCACCCTGGTCATCGGGGAGCTCGCGCCGAAACGGATCGCGATGCAGCGGGCCGAGGGGTGGGCGCTGCTGGTGGCCCGGCCGCTGGACGTGCTGGCCTCGCTGTCGCGACCGGTGGTCTGGCTGCTCGGCAAGGCGACCGACCTGGCGGTCCGCGGGGCCGGCGGGGATCCGGACGCCGGCCGTGAGGAGGTCTCCGCCGAGGAGATCCGCGACATGGTGGCCCAGCAGCAGGAGTTCACCCCGGAGCAGCGGACCATCATCAGCGGGGCGTTCGAGATCGCCGACCGGACCCTGCGGGAGATCCTGGTGCCACGCCGCGACGTGCTGATCCTGCCGGCCGACCAGCCGGCCCCGGAGAGCCTGCGGCGGCTGGTCGAGGGCGGGCATTCACGGGCGCCGGTGACCGGGCCGCTCGGCCTCGACGACGTGCTCGGGGTGGTGCACCTGCGCGACCTGATCGGGTCGGACGGGCCGGTGCGCGAGCACATGTTCACCCCGCTGTTCCTGCCCGAGACACTGAAGATCGCCGACGCGCTGCGCCAGCTGCGCACCCAGCGGCAGCAGTTCGCGCTGGTCGTCGACGAGCGCGGGTCGATCGACGGGATCGTCACCATGGAGGATCTGGTCGAGGAGGTGGTCGGCGAGATCTACGACGAGACCGACCGGGACGTGCAGTCGGTGGTGCGCGAGGAGGACGGCGCGATGCTGCTGCCCGGCACCTTCCCGATCCACGACCTGCCGGACATCGGCGTGGAGATCGACGAGGCGGACGAGGGCGACTACACCACGGTGGCCGGGCTGGTACTGGCCCGGCTGGGGCACATCCCGACGGTGCCGGGCGAACTGGTGGCGATCGACGGGCACACCGCCGAGGTCGTGGAGATCACCGGCCGGGCGATCACCCGGCTGCGGCTGCGCCCGCTGGACCAGGAGACGGTCGACGCCTGA